A window of Daphnia carinata strain CSIRO-1 chromosome 5, CSIRO_AGI_Dcar_HiC_V3, whole genome shotgun sequence genomic DNA:
CAAGGTAAGAGGCTATTGCATTTTGACCACCATCAGGGAAATAGGATGAAAGGTTTTAGCCATATAAGTTGAAACTCCTTGACTTTTTACGCTTGATGGAgatcatatatatatatatagataggtttttttcctttttcaccTAAGGTTTGTTAATATTACATGGGGGGTGTCTACGTGCGATAAAGAACGTCATCGGCGCGGCTATACGACTCAGAAGGTGGGAACATCGGTTGGCACTCACGGAGCAGTCGCACTAACTGTTGCCTTCTCCGACTGGCAGCGAACGCACTGACCGCAGCCAGAGCAGAAAACGGCGCGCGGGAGCAGAAGAGTCTAGTAACATACGGTGGAGGGCTTATATAGTGTGCATACTCTCTCGCTATCGGAACGAATAGCTTCCCAGTCGACGGTCTCTGTTAGAAGACAAGTCCTCCTCGTCGACGGCTCACCCATTTGACATTACGCTGACGGTTACAGTTGCTACAACAGTCGTTTCTCTTTCACTTACATTCAAAAGAAGGGCAGAAAAGTAGGAAGTAACAAGTGTTTTCTTGATTGTCAGTcctcaacgtttttttttttcgcactcCATCCAAAGCCGTGACAGGGAGGGAAGCGCTTTGACAAACAAAAGGGCCAATTACATACAAGCtcagggggaaaaaaagaagtttcccTATCTCTAGTAATCTTGGCACATCAAACAGCAATCGACACACACGTCTCGCGTATAATGCAGTTGTTCGGTTGGACCCTTCACTCCTGCTGGATGCTGCTGACAGTCATCTCTGTCTGCTGTTGCGTCGACATCGGCTCCTCCACAGGTAACAAGTAGTTTAATTAAcactatttccttttttttttgccgtgtTCGTCTTCGATCGCCGAATATCTCGTTAGGTTGAATGTAGCTTTTAAGTTCTTCAAACTTAAGCCTTTTCAAAGAGTAGCCTAAATTAAATGTTAGGTGGATCAGTCGTTGCTGAAACGATTCGTTTGTTCTCCTCATGCAACATCAAATGGGTTCCCCTTTTTCCTCGACATCAACAAgcataattaaataaaaaccgTCGACTCGTTAAAATGGATTGAGACAAGAAAATTTAGAACGCAGAGAGATGTTTCCTTTCTGACTTGTTATGCGCACCAGGCAACGGTTCCACTCGTCTTGTCACGCACGCTATACTACATCATTCTATGTACGGTTCTTCCTAGCTTGCTTACTCATCATTTAGGGTCGAATTAAAAGAATGCAGTTGTAAAGAACTGGGCATAAATATGTGTGACTACTTTCGAGGGAAAGCAAAACTGCGTGTTGCACGTCTCAAACATGTTAGGTAAATTAGTAGGTTCGTGCACTGTTATTGAACCAGCCTGCAAATGGCAGTTCAAACTaagccttattttttttttaatagcgaACCTTAATTGTAGGTGAAATGTCGGGCTATTCCAATTTTTCAATGGGTACGAACAATAGAAAGAGGGGGTGGGTTTGCAACAAAGAAGCAGGAGGCGTTCGTTATATTCACGTTCTTTTTATCACGCCATTGACACCTTCCTCAAGTTTCTCATTAGGCTTTAGTTAGTAGGCATACTGATTACTTGTGCGAGTTTCAGCATCCATGTCTTCTCATTAACGATGGAGCATTTTTCAGTCCGCCTAACACGATGCCATCTGCATACCGTAACACATGTGTATCTTTGTCTCTTTTGTGTTTCAATATTTCTCGTACTCGTTGCACattaaaggattttttttttatcatttgaaTATTGGGAGTGAAAAGAAGCAACATTTCAATTCAGGGGGGGGGCATCCTATTCAGTGTGCAAAATACGTCGCACCTGCACACGTACATCATTCCATGTAATTATGCCAACGATGAGACGTTGTACACACCTACGCACATTCTGCCAGTCGATCAGTGCCCCTGAACtattcaaaagcaaaaactttACCTGGTGGTAATGCTAAAATACCCACCTGAATAGGCcataataagctcatgcactCACTGCCAAAACTTGCGCGCCATTTACATCGAATAAACTTGCACAGGTCGACTGTTTGCTTTGAATAATTCTCGTATGTCAGTTCACCGTGTGGAAActaaagattaaaattaaaacattgaaatagTCGGCCTTGTTAAACGTATTTTCACGTACGTCATGATCGTTGCAATCAAAACTTTCAGCGGCGAATCGTCCGACCGTGtccatttgaaatgaaattcaatacCGGAtggatggttttttttttcgaacaaaGACCATTgaaaagcaaacgaaaaaaaaaaatgttaatttgCGTCTGTGTTTTATTGCGTGACGTATAGGCTGAAAACTTTTCGATGAAACAAGACCCTTACTATGACTAAATTATTAcgtagaaaatgttttattgaGGCGAGCATTGGGGTGTGAAAAAAGTGACAGCTGAAAATTCTAATAacaagaaggggggggggggatggtaAAGGATCCAACTGCAGGCCCCACTTGGCAAGCGGAATATGTGGGGATGTCATTTGCCTGGTAGCGTCAAGTCATGTGTTTATGGGCAAAAGGTTATTGGCTGAGACGGTTACTGGTTTGATGTAATCAAGATCCCTGGATAGGAGAGGGTTGTAAGTTCACTGAATCTTACCGTAGATCTAAACCAAACCTGACAAGATTTGCGTGTCACCGGACAAAGATTGTAGAGAGAAGAAAATCCACGAAGAAAGTAAATATATAAActtgaataaagaaaaatatttttgttggtTGCGTGGGCGTCTGCGATGTAGCGGCGCAGAAAAGACATTAGGATAAACGCCAGTTTCCAATCTTTGTTCATATTAGGGCTACTGCGTATATATCTGAAATGTATTGTTCAACCATGGCACGTAGACCTCTGGAGAGGTATCCCATATTTAGACTTGATTTTCCAGTTTGCCTTACAGGCCCATCGCTCTCTGACTCGTTGGATTATACGCGGCTACAATCGGCTGCCGAGACTGCGTCCCATAATTTTGGGAACAACCTCTAATTGAATAGACTTCAACAGCTCAGCTCATTTAGCGCGTTTTTCATGAGGCTATCCTGATTTGTTCCAGTACCGCCTTGTTATCCTTTGTCTAGGATCGTTAGAGTCCTCAGTTGTGGTTAGAAGAACACAATCGACACAAACTACACTTGGATCTGAAAGACACAGAGATATCCAAGTTTGTGTGTACTAGAAATTCGGGGTTTGAACTTTATGGAACTCTGGACTTTTCGATGCCCACGTACAATTGTAGATGCGCTTTAGATCTCTCgttgttcaaattttaaagAGAGTCAAGAAAACGTTGGATAACGTGCAGGATGTAAACTCGTGCGAAAGTCACACGAAGCAGACGTGATGAACGTCATACGAGCTTGCGTTTGAcagtcaagaaaaaaacaaattaattagCGCGGATTAGTTTTACGAGGATGTATGTAGAAATTTGAAACGtaacgaacaaacaaaaaaagatgcatGAACTTTATGTAAAATTCATGGGCATTCAAAAAAATTGCAGCAGCAAATAAATCAATATGATGCCGTTTGTTGTGTATGAATAGTAACAATAGTCTTAACGAGCTGCAATCATTTAGAAATGAAAGAATGCGTGACCCGTGAGAGAAATTGCCAAGGAAACGGGACCGCAAAAAAGCGAATTTTAAAGATAATTCCATTTGGGATTTCATTGATTTCTTGTTAGATTGCCAGACGTTGTTGGCCGCTATATTTTACTCGGCCTAAACTGTTGACGCCCCCTCGATTATCTACGGATTCATTCACCAAATGGATGAAATCGGTAATGGACGGCTAGTCCGCTCTCCCACGATTGTATAGAAAGAGACCCAATTGCCCAACAAATCAACGTCGGAAGCCCTAACTGCTAGTTTGATCCCTTTTTCCCCCTGTTTGTTATACACCCACGCAAGTAAAAATATAATCAGAAACTTGAAACCTGATTTCTCCCGTTGACGGGCTTGAATACCAATGATTTAAAAGACAAACACTAAATTAAATCTGAAATTTTCGGTATAACCTTTTATTCTTACCCGTGGATCAAAATGTAATGGCTGGTGGATCGAACACATTCAGAGCGAGGCCTATTAgctcttccctttttcctttgaaaataaatgttgTAACGGTTCATGTCCACAGGTCTAAGTACATGGCCAAAGTGCACTCTCTTTCAAGATTGTCAAGCCCTGTCTTTTGGCACCGGATGTTTCTTTATTTGCgtccataagaaaaaaaggacaggaatgttttctttttttctgtttgctttttattttctagtgACGAACACGCTACTATATCAAGTAATCATTGCAATGAAACACAAATGGAACTATCCATCTTTTACGTCTGTGGCGTAACGAAACAGGGGGAGGGTAGGAGAAGAATCTATAATTTAATGGGGTACAATCTGAATTGACCTCCGAGAAAATGGAATTAAGTCTCTCTCTCGAATAGCTGAGTGAAGTGCAATCCCGTGATGGATCGTCTCTTTCATCTGCTTTTATTGTAGAATAGACGATCATACTGCGCTTTGTAGGAGTGTTCCATAAAGTAAGGTGATCTCGACttactttttttcatttttttttgtccatttttttttatttgtagacATCAATGAGGAAGTAATGGAAGAGCAGCCATGGATCTGGAACGACTTCAAGCTGGCGGGAGTGGCTCGCAAGTTGCATTCGATCCTGGACAATGGCGTCTCCGAAGAGGACAACGATAACATGGCGGCTGTAAATGATGACAGGGTGGCATCCAGGGTAGCGCTACAACAGCCAGCGACGCCAATCTTTGCAACAGTGTCCAATTTCAGGGAAAAACAGCAACAGGAGCCACACCAGCCGAAGCAGCACAGGACTGAACTGATGGCTGCTGATAGTCCTTACGAGGATGACGTCTACGACGTCGAATCGGATCAACTAGTGGACGATGAATCCGGACAGTACTACGGCAAACCAACTAGCGAGATGAAAAGATCTAAGTCGTCATACAATCCGTCATCTGAAAAACATCGTCCAAAACAGCAACGTAATTCGAAAGCTCCTCTTTCTTCGCCATTATCTTCGACAGAGAGCGACGAGGTACTTGCGTCACCTTCGTCGGCCATCAGCAGAGACTCAGCTGAGCCGAGAGTTCTGCCCCTCTTGGGTTTCCACACAGCCATCAACAAAATCAACAGGCAAAAGGAAGCCCTATTGAAGAAAATACTGCGGCAAGCCGGTTAGTTTATCGTCTAACTTTgagtttctctctctctttggcaGTTCtctttgaataatttaaacattttctggaAATCTCATAGCTCGCCGTCAGTCAATGAAAAGGAGCCCAAATTGCATGAGGAAATGCATCGCACAGGGCTTACTACATCCAGCCCAGTGTCATTCGCTGTGCTAGCTGCTTACCTACCCGCCTGCAAAACCGAGATGGAacaaaatacaacaacaaaacgactttgaaaaaaaaataaaaatatacagGTAAATCATTTGTGCGAAGGGAAAACCAAACGGACCTTTTGTCCTATAGATCCACCATCACATCCAAGTAGAAAAGCGATGTAGCATTTAGGTTTAAAAGGGggttttgcttttgaaattgTCTTGATTtaaaagcggaaaaaaaaagaagaagaaaaggcaaaCTTATCGATGCGAACGAGATCGGAATCTGGGCCAGGGGGTTTCATCCGTACGGGTTTCCCGAGGCAACGATCAGTGAAATGACGCACACAGTTGCAAAAGAGTTAACAgcgaaaaatatttaaaagaataattttccAAAGCGAAGAACCGTTACTTGATCGAACAAATCAATGGTATTTTATACGACGATTAGTTGTCCTTATCAATTCGCGCTGTCCATTTTTTGCGCTAGTTTTAGCATCagtaaattgaaattttcatctAATCAGAAATCGGTAATAACATTTTTATCCATCCCCGAgctacatatttttttcttgctctccAATTTACTCGTTACTGACCTCCGCTCGATCGTCCTAGGAGACGACAGATGAGTCGAGGCACACAGCCGTAAGTGCTTACCAAGATCGATGGAAGCGCTAGCAATGGGCTGTTGGGGCAATACGAACCGACACTTTGCGGGCGAAgcggattttttttaaagcctaaaaaaagtattaaaattaatttttgatcgacgaaaacacatttcttttaaaatctcAATGCCAATTGTAATCTGGGTGTGGGACGCTCTGGCATATTTCCCCTTTCATCGTTATAAGCTTTTGTGCGTGAATCTACACCGACAGGTAAATCATGTGACGCTGAAATAGTTCTTTTAATCCttcgcccattttttttttgtacgcgTCCATCAACCGTTCCATCGACTCAAGCCGGGCAACCTCAAACTTAGCGAAGGGTCCTTCACATCAAGTGCAATCGTCTGGTGGTGGTCACCCAACTGGCCTTGTCGATTCATTCAACCTTAAAGCATTTCTCATTGAGGTCACAGCAGTCTGTCTCCTGTTTGTGAGCGTGTCTGGAAAACGGACGATGCAATATCCCCTTCTTGATATTGGATATcacttttttcccctccctcAAGCGGATTCAGACTGTGAAAAGAAACGCTTGAGGGTCGATCGTCCATGAAATCACCTGTTTCCGGCGCCAAATTTCAAACGCTTCACGGcagtttgattttttgaaaaagctAGTGGGCTAGTTGAACAAAATACGCgtgttgttgatttttctttcagaacAAAAGAGGCCGATAGGAAGCGTCCAACTGGATGAAGAGCCCCAGATCAATATTGAGACTTTTTATGGACGTAGCCTGGAATCGATTCAAGGATCGTTACGCAAGTCATCATAGAAGTTAAGAACGTCTCCGCTTTCTGTACATTGTTTTTAACGACagtatgcctttttttttctcgattttaGAAATGGAATTTGTCCGCCAGCAATGCGTACCCCGTCTTCTAGTCGTCggttcaattttattttccaccTTTCGATAGTTTACTTGAAGATTGGATGATAGCAGCTACCCTGGCAAGAGCAGCGATGTGTTTCATTCAACCAAGTTTATGGATATTGTCGTCTTCACAGCTAGCGCCACAGACAAAGACGGCAAatatttttcagaaaaaaaagggaaaactaaaaaacaagTCAACAGCGAGAAATTGCGAAAGGAAGCTAAAATGAGAAACGTGCGAGTCGCGGGCAATCTTTCGtgtttaaatcttttttttttttggtgacaTGTCACACTTGACAACCCGTTTCGCTTACGGGTGCAATCGTTTGGCGTGGTGTTCTCCCATTGTGATCGTAATCTATATGACTTAAGTTGTAATTGCCCATCTCTTTGTGAAGAGGACTTTCCTACCCCCGCTAGATGACATACGCGGCACTTTGTATGGGCAACCCGTAGCGGCTAAAGTTAGACGCAAGTGGAGGAGAGCaaaagttgttgtttttttttttttattgtgccaTCCGCTTTGGGTTTGGTTCGACCCATTTGGCTTTCTAATCTGGAGTTCCTCTTCACCTTTCGTTCGAAATGTAATGGCTTCGATCCCGTTCCGGAGTGTCACATATACATGTGGCActcaaaaagcaaaaaaaaaaaaaaacgataacaaGATTTTACCATCAAGTGTCGACCATGGAGTGGGAGGGAAAACGAACGGAAGTAAGATAGGACGAATCAATCATCGTGAACATTCATGGATGGTTTACGTGTGGATGATACGTGTGTTGATTAGCCCGCCCACGCATTTTTATGCGACAAGTGACGATGACAGAAAGGGCCAATTTCGGGCAAATTGCTTATGCATTTTTCGATAACTAACCTGccgttttctcttcttttttttcccgtcctATGCAGACGACTGCGGAATGAATACCACGGAATGACGACACCGGATAATGCGGCTgctgaaaaataatttaaaaaaataaaaaataaaaaaaaaaaaaaaaaaaaaaaaaaaaaaaaaaaaaaaaaaaaaaaaaaaaaaaaaagaagacgagacTTGGGTGCGTCATGACGCACATTCTCAACTCCTCCTTCCTCCCCTTTTAccacatcattttctttcttcatatTTTCCCCGTTCCCGTTTATTGACCCGTTTTACTTGTCTCTCGTTTCAACATTGGGATTACGTAAACTTGATCAAAAAGAGTTAATTGCCATATCTGTGTCGATATACAACATCCTATAGCTCTTGTTTCAAAACATTCAAACCTTACCTTGAGTAAACAATAACCTCGACCGCCCGCCCTCCCGTTTACCCTCTCCTCACCTGTGTATCGATGTTTACTACACGCATTATAGAATTTCAagcatatatatattataacgTGCCCCAATTTCACTCGATATTTACATTACCTGTCATTTGTAATGagaagaagacaaagaaaagaaatgatctCTCTTCGGCTTACCTTTATTTGTTCTCTTACCCTGCCCTTAACCCTATTCTTACCCCTTCCTAAACTTTCAAACTGTTTCATGGATATAAATCTCTAAACTATTATAATCCTATATAATTCGAtcaaaaaatacattaaataACGAGAGCAACAGCACATTGTGGGACGATTGGTCATGTTTTTGATATTCCACGTCTCGTCATTTGTATCGCCGATTGCAGTGGCAATTCACAATTCTTCGcgatcaaaatcaaaatcgtCAGACGATTCAGAACTGGAATCGTCTGCATCGGGGACGGCATCTTTCGGACACACTTCGGCAACAGTGACGCAGAGTTTTTCGTGGAGCTGCTTCTCGGACTTGGCAAACATGGATACAATGTCGTCTTCGAATTCTTCCACCAAACTTTGACACTAGAGATGTTCGAATCAGTGAAGTTGAACATTGCAGTATGCTTGGTacttaattttaaataatctTACGTAGGAAGACAGCTGCTCGTTGACTTCTGGATTGGGCACGATATTTACGTTGCTCATCTCAGGATTCATTCCTTTGCCATCTGGAGTTTCAATTCTCAAAAGTGTCGGAATGCCAGTGGCTTTGTAGCTGGCGACCACGTAAT
This region includes:
- the LOC130696837 gene encoding uncharacterized protein LOC130696837 → MQLFGWTLHSCWMLLTVISVCCCVDIGSSTDINEEVMEEQPWIWNDFKLAGVARKLHSILDNGVSEEDNDNMAAVNDDRVASRVALQQPATPIFATVSNFREKQQQEPHQPKQHRTELMAADSPYEDDVYDVESDQLVDDESGQYYGKPTSEMKRSKSSYNPSSEKHRPKQQRNSKAPLSSPLSSTESDEVLASPSSAISRDSAEPRVLPLLGFHTAINKINRQKEALLKKILRQAARRQSMKRSPNCMRKCIAQGLLHPAQCHSLC
- the LOC130696838 gene encoding protein seele-like; this encodes MNLVSVTCFVFAFMVVLTSANEPNDYTNGNFAVPDVPKREILRCMVCKALVDEVEIAVDKVDPHKKVDMGSFRLDGQGNVKQNLVPYARSELFLSEVMDKVCPMFRNYVVASYKATGIPTLLRIETPDGKGMNPEMSNVNIVPNPEVNEQLSSYCQSLVEEFEDDIVSMFAKSEKQLHEKLCVTVAEVCPKDAVPDADDSSSESSDDFDFDREEL